In Ruegeria sp. YS9, the genomic window CGCATTCGCGGCCAGAGCCGAAGCTTCGGCAAAGCTGGCGGGGCTGTGATAATCCATGAAGCTACCTCGTACCTGTTGATCAGGAATATCTGGGTTCGCGGCGACGTTAATTCACACCTCGTCCGGCGTCCATGGGCCGAGCGACCAAAATTCAACTTCCAAATGTCGCTTTTGGACAGGGTTCAGAGATCGATTTCGATCACCCCATCAGGTTCCGCCGCGCGGCTTTGGCACAGGATCATGGCGCCTTCGCGCTGTTTGCGGGACAAAACGAAATCCCGATGCTCGACCTCGCCCGCAATGACACCGCATTTACAGACGCCGCAGATGCCGTCAGCGCATTTCACATCCACATGAATACCGGCTTCGTTCAGAACTTGCGCCGCGTCCTTGTCTGCGGGCACGGGCAGTGTCCGGCCCGAACGCGCGAGCTTGAGCTCAAACGCGTGGTTTTCATATTCAGGCGTTTCAGGGACCGAGAAATATTCCAGATGGCGCGCCTCTTCGGGAAAGCCTTGCTGCTCAGCCGCCTGAATCACGCCGTTCATGTAACGATCCGGCCCGCAGGTATAGACATGCCACCCATCCCGATAACCGGACAGAATCACATTCAGGTCGGCGCGGGTGCCTTCATCCGAGAAATGGTAATGAACGCGGTCCGCCCAAGGCATGGCGGCCAGATCATCCAGGTACCCCGCCCCGCCCCGTGTGCTGGCCGAATAGTGCAATTCGAACTCGCGGCCCAGCGCATGGAGGCGATGGGCAAAGGCGATCATTGGGGTAATGCCGATACCGCCGCCCATGAGGAATGTTCTGGTTGCCGTTTCATCCAATTCAAAGTGGTTGATCGGTTTGGAAACGAAAACCTTTCGCCCCTCGGTGAAGATGCGATGCAGCAGCGCGGACCCGCCACGCCCGTCATCCTCGCGCAGCACTCCGATCTGATAGGTCGCACGATCCGACGGGTCGCCGGACATGGAATATTGCCGCAGGAATTCCGGTGCGACCAGGACGTCCAGATGTGCGCCCGCTGTCCATCCCGGCAGGGGCGCACCGTCCAGCGATGTGAATTCGTATTTCGTGACATCCGCCGTCATCTTTTCGACCTTGGTCACGGCGACCCGCATCACGGGCGCATCACCGGCGATCTGATAGCGATGGATGATCGACATGTCCCCGCTTGCCTTGCGGGCCTTGTATTCATCGGCCGTCACCATGGCCTCATAGGCTGCAATCCCGGCCTCTCGGTCCATTGCAAAGGGATAGGGCCAGGGGTGCGGAGCCAGATAAGCGGGATAGACGGCCAGGGTCTGATCCTCATATTTCAGGTCCAGATCCTTTTGCAGATCGCGCCGGTTCAACGGGTGCGTCGTGGGGCGATAGGCGCCGTCGGGCTGCAACTCGATATCCCACCACCATTTCTTGATATCGTTCAGCCCGCCATTGCCGACCGCATCGTCCAGCCTGGCCAGTGCGGGCGCGGCCGAGGGGATGTTCATCGCAGCCCAGCGGAAGGGACGTTCCTTGAAGATGCCTTCGAGGTTCCACGGGCAGGTCTTCATGCACCGTCCGCACATCGCACCGCCTGGCGTCGTTACACGGTAAGTGGCGCATTTCTGGCTGTCGGACTTCCAGATTTCATAACCGTTGAACATCAGCTTCGGTCCGGCGGTGATCGCGCCCGAGGGACATTCGCGGGCGCATTTGTTGCAGGATTCACAAAAGGTTTGCAGGCCGAAATCGATGGGTTTGTCATGCGCCATCGGCATGTCGGTCGTCACCACGCCTGATTTCAGGCGCGGGCCCAGATAGGGGTTCAGGATAACTTCTCCGATCCGGCTGACCTCGCCCAGACCGGACAGCAACAACAGCGGCGGTTGCAGCACTTCGCCATCCATCACCGTATGCGCCTTGGCCTTGTAACCGAGGTTGCGGATCTGCTGGGCGATCACTCCGCCCAGCAGCGAAAAGCGCAGGTAGGCGCGCATGGATTGGGCGACACTGATCCAGTCGTCACCACTGGCACCTTCCATCGTTTCATAGCCCTGATCGATGATCATGCTGATGGCCTGATCATGAGGCGGCACGATTTCTTCGCCGGTGGCGTCATGAGAATACCACGCCCATTCCGGGCAGCGGCTGAGGCCCACTGCATCGACCCCAAGGAAATAGGTCGCCGCCTTGATGTTTGCCGCATTGCGTCGGGCATCAGTTGACTTGCGCAGGTCAGCGCTTTCACCGTCCTGCAACAGAACGAATGCACCCAGCGCGCGACGCTGGGCAAAGCTGGGCGCGGCTTTGCGCACGTAGTACCCGCCTTTCGCGGCGTCCTGCAATGACTTGCCCATATCGCCGAACTGGGCGCGGGCGAACATGTCGGCGCGCTTGGGAACGCGGGCAACATTCTCTTCGTCGATATAGGTTGTCGGAGCCTCGACCCGTTTGAGTTTTTCGAACGGATGGGCCCCGTCCACATAGCGTCGTTTGGCGTATGGGTCACGGTTGAGGGCGTTCTTGGCAAATCCCGTGCCCAGCCACCATGCCGGGCCTTGGGTCCGAAACCACGGCTGTTGCGCCATGGGCCTGAGCGGCCGGTCATGCGCGACGGGCATCTCGGTCGTCACGGCTGCAAGGCCAAACCTGGTGCCCAGCCACGGCGCAACCAGCTTGCCGCCCTCGACCGAGGCCAGACCGGCGGCCACGGCCAGCTTGCCCAGATCGATTTCGAACGACATCACGCTGTGCGCGCGGGCGTCAAAACCCAGCAGTCGGATATAGTTGGCGATGACCACAGCATTCTCGGTTGCCAGCAGGCAGGCGCGATGATCCTGCGCGTCGATGATCCAGTCCGTACCGGGTTCGGAAGGGTCCGGATCGCGGTTATGTTCGTACAGAAAGACGATGGCGTGGCGGTGGCCGCCAATCGGCTTGGGCGCGGCCTCCATACTGTCTTTCAGATCCGCCATGATGAGATCGATCCCAGAGGCCAGCGTCTTGGTCTGGCGCGTGCGCAGCGCATGGGCAAGCCGGTCGATATCGGGGTTGCGGCGTGGTTCGTCCAACAGCGCATCTGACGGCAACGGCCCGCAGCCCATCATCGACGCATCGTTGAAATACCCAAATGCCTTCAGATGGTTGGCGCGTTCCTGCGGATCTGATGGGATCTCGGATGCAATCGGGTTCACCAACCCGTCGCGAATCGCGTCCAGCATCGCCTGAAATTCGCCCATGGCGTTGACGATGCTGTCGGGCCGTTCCGGCCGGTGGAAACTCAGTTCGCCCATCAAGGGCACGCGCGACAAATCCGGCATGGTATCTTGTCGGGTCAAACGCTCCAACGGGTATCGCCCCATGTGAACGGGCCGGTTCTTGTCCGAGAAAAAGCGGATTCCCATTATGCGCCTCCTGTTGCCGCCCATCCCCTACCCCGTCATGGACAGCGAAACCATTCATGCATAATCATAAGAGATATGAAGAAAATCGATTTTACTGATCTAGACGGCAAGGTTCTGCGCATCTTTCTGACCATACTCGAGGAAAGCTCGGTCTCGAAAGCTGCGGATCGGCTGGGCGTTACGCAATCGGCCATCAGCCATACGCTGGCCAAGCTCCGACTGGTGCTGGGCGATCCGTTGTTTGTCCGGTCCGGTCAGGGCCTGACCCCGACCGAGCGCGCCTTGTCCCTGAAGGAGCCCGCGCAAAAGGTGCTGGACGGAATGCGGGCGCTGACCGAAGGGCGGCCGTTCGACCCGCAGTCTGAACAGATCAGGATCCGCATCGCCACCAATGACATGCCGCGCGAGTTGATCTTTCCGCAGCTGCTTCGAGAAACACGTGCCGAAGGCGCAGGTCTGCGGCTGGAATTCATTCCTTCAGGCGTGCCCGACCCCGAGCTGCTGCGCAGTGACAGATGCCAGTTGATGCTGACCCCGTTGCCGCCGGACGGGCCGGACATCTTTCAGAAACGCCTGATGACCAGCCCGCTGATGCTGTTCTATGACGCCACACAGCGCACGCCGCCGGACAGTTGGGACGCCTATTGCAACTGCGATCATGTCGAGGTTCGCTTTGCCGATGGCCGCAACGCCCGCGCCGTCATGCGTGGCGTTGATCAAAGCCAGATCAGACCAGCGGTGGTGACCCTGCCGCATTTCAACGCCATCCCGGCCTTCATACAGGGCAGCGACCTGATCTCGACCGACACGGCGCTGATGAAACAGGGCCCGCTGGCCATGCTGGATTGCGCGCCACTGCCGTTCGAATGCGCGCCAGTGTCGATCTACATGGTCTGGCACCAGAGGTCGGCCAATGACCCGGCACATCGCTGGTTGCGGGCCCGGATCGAGGCAATCGCCGCATCCCTTCAAACCTGAGACAACAGCCAGTCTCGCATGATCTCGACCAGTTGCGGTTGGCGTGGCTTGCGGGGTGCAACCACATAGAACCCCAGATCTTCAACCAGGACATCCGCAAGCGGCTGAACAAGACGGCCCGAGGTCACCTCGGGCGCGACGAGAGGCGCATTGGCCAGTGCTATACCCTGCCCCGAAACTGCCGCGTCGATCGCAAGACTGGTCTGGCTGAAGCTCATCATTCTGGGCTTTCCGCTTACCCCCACCCGTTCAAGAAACAAGGGCCACAATCCGTGGGTATCGTTCAGCAATACCTGCTTCATCAAGTCAGAAGGGGTGCTGACTTCCCTCGCCATGGCAGGGCTGCATACCGGGATGAATTCGGTCGAGAACAAGGGCACCGCTTCCAGTTCCGCCGCAAACGGCGCTCGACCCTGCCTGACAGCCAGATCGACGCCATCCGAACTGAAATCCGCCAGACGCTCGCGCGCATCCACCTGAACCGAGATGTCCGGATACAGGTCCGTGAAGCCCGACAAACGCGGCACCAACCATTTCGAGGCAAAGCTGGGCGTGACCGACAACGTGACCCGGCGGTTCGGAGACAGGTCTTCGACGGCCTCTTCGATCAACCTGAAGGCACGACGCAGCGGCGCGTGAAACCGCCGCCCGGATTCGGTCAGTCGCAACCCACGCGGCAGGCGATCGAACAGAACCTCGTCCAATCGTGCCTCAAGCCCGCGCACCTGCTGCGCCACGGCACCTTGTGTAACGCCAAGTTCCTCGGCGGCCAGTCGAAAGTTCAAATGACGCGCAGAAGCTTCGAAGGCACGTAAAGCGTTCAGGGGTGGAAGGGCGGCCATCGTGTTGTCCTGTAGATTTTCTACAGCATAAGGCCAGCAGAACTGATTGGTCAAACCGCTCTCTGACCGCCATCCTGGGATCAACTGAAAAACGGAGATGTCAGATGGAAAAGGTAGCACTTATTACAGCGGGCGGCAGCGGCATGGGTGCGGATTCCGCACGGAGGCTGGCGGCGGACGGGTTCAAGGTTGGCATTCTGTCTTCCTCGGGCAAGGGAGAAGCCTTGGCAAAAGAGTTGGGCGGTGTTGGCATTACCGGCTCGAACCAGTCCACCGAGGATTTGCAGAAGCTTGTCGATGCCGCCATGGCCCATTGGGGGCGCATTGACGTTCTGGTCAATTCCGCCGGTCACGGCCCCCGCGCTCCGATCCTTGAACTGACGGATGAGGATTGGCACACCGGCATGGATGTCTATTTCCTGAACGCGGTGCGTCCCACACGGCTTGTGACCCCGATCATGCAGGCGCAGGGGGGAGGCTCGATCATCAACATCTCGACCTTTGCCGCGTTCGAGCCGGATCCGGTTTTCCCGACCTCGGGCGTGTTCCGGGCCGGGCTGGCCGCCTTCACCAAGCTGTACGCGGACAAGTATGCCGCCGAGAATATCCGCATGAACAACGTCCTTCCGGGCTTCATTGACAGCCTGCCCGAGAAGGAAGAATTCCGCAGCCGCATTCCAATGGGGCGCTATGGGCGCAGCTATGACGAGATCGCCTCGGTCGTCGCTCTGCTTGCCTCGGAAGGCGGCGGTTACATCACCGGACAGAATATCCGGGTGGACGGCGGTATCACCCGGTCTGTCTGAACTCAGACCCGCGCCCTTATCAGATGCGTCAGCGCCGCGCCGGATTCGAAAAAGGCGCGGCGCAAGCGCGTCCAGTTTTCGCGGTGTTCCGATACGACAGGAACCGGCAGAAGCGAGGGATCATCCGCCAGAAGACTCTCGGCCATCATGCGACCGAACACCGTGCCCGGGCCGATGCCGCGACCGGAATACCCGTGTGCGGCCAAAGCGTTGGGGCCGATCTGCGTGATCTTCGGAAGATTATCCGATGTCATTGCGATCCGCCCGTGCCACCCGTGTTCCAACGACCGGTCGGCCAATTGCGGATAGAGCTCGGCCAGCTTGCGCCGGACCCAAGCGGAATGTGCAACCCGACCGGCATGTCCCAGATCTCCCATGCCGCCAATGATCATCCGCCCGGCCTGATCCAGCCGGAATGACGTCATGATCAGCCCGGTATCCCAGCATCCTTCTTTCCTTGGCAGGATACTGGCGCGCAAATTGTCGGTCAGCGGGGCCGTGGCGTACTGGAAATAGTAGACCGGCACAAAGGCAGGCGCGGTCTCCGGCAGCGCAAGATGATAGGCATTCGTCGCCTGAATGACCGATCTTGCCCGAACCGTCCCGCCCGGTGTCATCAGAACCCAGTGCCCAGCCTCATATGCCATGGTCTGCACGGGGCTGTGGGTATATACCCGTGCCCCGGCCTGTGACGCCGCGCGCACCAAACCCACCGCATAGGCCAAAGGCTGGATGGTTCCCGCCCGTGGATCGAACAAAGCACCGTGAAAGGCCTGGCTACCGGTGCGTTCACCGGCCTGGTCCGCCGACAACAGCTCAACCGGCGCTCCGGCTTCGCTCAACTGCGCATGACGCGTTTGCAGGTCCTTCAAACCCGACGCGGAATGAGCGCAATGCAGGGTTCCGTTGCGCACGGGCTCACACGCAATGCCATATTCATCGATCAAGGCAAACACATCCGACGGCGCCTTGGCCAGCAAGTCGATCAAACGGTTCCCCGTTTCAGTACCGAGATGCGTGCGGATGTCGTCCGGCGGCAACCACAGCCCCGCATTGACCAGACCGACATTACGCCCCGAACCGCCAAACCCGATCTCCTGCGCCTCGAGCAGGCAGACCGACGCGCCGGCGCGGGCTGCGGTCAAAGCCGCTGAACAGCCGGTATAGCCACCTCCGATGACAGCCAGATCAACCTCTGCGTCAGCGGTCAGGGGCGGTGCGGGGACTGTCTCGGTGCAGGTGGTCTGCCAAAGTGATTGTTCGGGATCGTTCACGTCGGGCCTCTGAGTCTTGTCGGCGGATCATCATCCCGATGCCCCTCCCTTTGCAAGCGGCCTTTTGACCCGTGCTGCGACAACGAAAAAGGCCCGGCAGGAACGGGCTTTGCCCGGGCCTGCCGGGCCCAACCGGAGGAGTCATTCCGTCAGGAATGACGACGACGGGCGGGAGAGGCCCCGTGGTGGGCTCAGACGTCGAGCGATCGCGCGATCAGCTCTTTCATGACCTCGTTGGTGCCGCCATAGATCATCTGCACCCTGGCATCCGCATAAAGACGCGCAATCGGGTATTCCATCATGAACCCGTAGCCGCCGAACAGTTGCAGGCATTCATGCATGATCTCATTCTGCACCTCGGATCCCCAGTATTTGGCCATCGAGGCCGTGGCCGCGTCCAGTTCGCCTGCTTCCAGCTTCCCGATACAATCATTGATGAAGCTGCGCAGAACCTCGGCCTTGGTCTTGCATTCCGCCAGTTTGAACCGGGTATTCTGAAAATCCATCACCCGCTGCCCAAAGGCTTTGCGTTCCTGCACGTATTTCACTGTTTCGGCGATGGCGAAATCGATCGCGCCCAGCGCCATGATCGCGATATTCAGCCGTTCCCACGGCAGCTGTTTCATCAGCTGATAGAAACCCTGCCCTTCCTCGGGGCCCAACAGGTTTGTCATCGGCACTTTGACATCTTCGAAAAACAACTCGGCAGTGTCATTGCCCTTCATGCCCAGTTTCTTGAGGTTCCGCCCCCGGCGAAAACCCTCACACCCGTCGGTTTCCACCACGATCAACGAAACGCCGCGTGCGCCGGCGGACTTGTCGGTCTTGGCGGCCACGATGATCAGATCCGCAGTCTGTCCGTTCGTGATGAAGATTTTGGACCCGTTCAACCGGTAGGAGTTGCCGTCCTTCTCGGCAGTCGTCCGCACCGCCTGCACGTCCGAACCGGTACTGGGTTCGGTCATTGCCAACGCGCCGACCAATTCACCCGACGCCAGTTTGGGCAACCACTTCCGCTTCTGATCTTCGTTGCCATAAGCGGTGAGATAGTGGGTCACGATCGACTGGATGCCATAGCCCCAACCCGCATCACCCCGCGCGCCCTGTTCATAGGCCGTGATGGCGTCAAAGCCCATGCCGCCGCCGACACCGCCATATTCTTCGGGAATCGCACCCGCCATCAGCCCGGTTTCGCCGGCCTTGCGCCAGAAATTGCGATCCACAACGCCGTTTTCAACCCAGGTTTCGATATTGGGCGACAATTCGTCATCCATGAACCGACCCGCCATATCCGCGAACATGCGGTGTTCATCAGTGACCCATGCCGCAGTCGAAGTGAAAAGTGACATTGAACGCCCTCCAATCGGTCTTTCCGAAAAGGCTAGCGCCGTGTTCGATTCACGCCAATCCTTGTGACGCGGCGTCCCTTTGAGGAACAACGCAACGTTCCTCAGCCTGCAATGTCAGAGAATCCCTTTTGACCGGCGGGGTTAAGCCAGTGCTTTGGCCAACAGGTGCTTGGCCGCATCCTTGGCGTCTTCCGCCGGATCGCAGTTCTTGAGCAGGACCGCGGATACGATGGCTCCTTCTTGCAACAACACGATCTGACTCGCGAGCTTCCGAGGATCATGCGCGCCGGCTTGCTGGGCTATGGCCGTGAAGTGTTCCAGCAAAAGCTGTTTGTGTTCGGCGGCCTGTACATGGATCGGGTGATCCTTGTCCTGATACTCGGCCCCGGCCTTGATGAACATGCAGCCCCGGAACCCGTCCTCTTCGAACCACTCTTTCAGGGCATCGAAGCTGACGAGGATCTGCTCGGCCGGTGTTTCCGCCATCTCGTCGATGCGTTGAAAGAACCAGTTGCGAAAGTTCTCATCCCGCAGGCGCAGCGCGGCGACAATTAGGTCTTCCTTGGTGCGGAAATGCTTGTACATCGACGTCTTGGACACGCCCGTTTCCACAACCAGCTTGTCCATGCCGGTTGCGTGAAACCCGTCGCGGTAAAAGACCTTCAGGGCCTTGCTGACCAACTCATCCCGTTTGTTTGGGCGCATGATTCGGCTCCATGGTGTACCGTTCTGTACATATTACCATGGAGCGTGAAGTACAATGACCCCAGGCCAAAGCATTGTTTTGGAATGGTTTTGCCAGACGCCCAGTCTCATCGTGAAATTTCTACTTGCAAAGGTTTACAGATCAGTACACCTTATTCGTAAGTTAACCGATCTGTACACCATGGGATTTGACCGATGAAACGTCGCGCCAGCATTTTTCCACCTCAGTACGTCCCCTTCCTTCTGACCATGGCTATTCTTGCCGCCTCACTCACCTGAAAGCCTTTGC contains:
- a CDS encoding SDR family oxidoreductase, translated to MEKVALITAGGSGMGADSARRLAADGFKVGILSSSGKGEALAKELGGVGITGSNQSTEDLQKLVDAAMAHWGRIDVLVNSAGHGPRAPILELTDEDWHTGMDVYFLNAVRPTRLVTPIMQAQGGGSIINISTFAAFEPDPVFPTSGVFRAGLAAFTKLYADKYAAENIRMNNVLPGFIDSLPEKEEFRSRIPMGRYGRSYDEIASVVALLASEGGGYITGQNIRVDGGITRSV
- a CDS encoding TetR/AcrR family transcriptional regulator, yielding MRPNKRDELVSKALKVFYRDGFHATGMDKLVVETGVSKTSMYKHFRTKEDLIVAALRLRDENFRNWFFQRIDEMAETPAEQILVSFDALKEWFEEDGFRGCMFIKAGAEYQDKDHPIHVQAAEHKQLLLEHFTAIAQQAGAHDPRKLASQIVLLQEGAIVSAVLLKNCDPAEDAKDAAKHLLAKALA
- a CDS encoding acyl-CoA dehydrogenase family protein — encoded protein: MSLFTSTAAWVTDEHRMFADMAGRFMDDELSPNIETWVENGVVDRNFWRKAGETGLMAGAIPEEYGGVGGGMGFDAITAYEQGARGDAGWGYGIQSIVTHYLTAYGNEDQKRKWLPKLASGELVGALAMTEPSTGSDVQAVRTTAEKDGNSYRLNGSKIFITNGQTADLIIVAAKTDKSAGARGVSLIVVETDGCEGFRRGRNLKKLGMKGNDTAELFFEDVKVPMTNLLGPEEGQGFYQLMKQLPWERLNIAIMALGAIDFAIAETVKYVQERKAFGQRVMDFQNTRFKLAECKTKAEVLRSFINDCIGKLEAGELDAATASMAKYWGSEVQNEIMHECLQLFGGYGFMMEYPIARLYADARVQMIYGGTNEVMKELIARSLDV
- a CDS encoding LysR substrate-binding domain-containing protein; this translates as MAALPPLNALRAFEASARHLNFRLAAEELGVTQGAVAQQVRGLEARLDEVLFDRLPRGLRLTESGRRFHAPLRRAFRLIEEAVEDLSPNRRVTLSVTPSFASKWLVPRLSGFTDLYPDISVQVDARERLADFSSDGVDLAVRQGRAPFAAELEAVPLFSTEFIPVCSPAMAREVSTPSDLMKQVLLNDTHGLWPLFLERVGVSGKPRMMSFSQTSLAIDAAVSGQGIALANAPLVAPEVTSGRLVQPLADVLVEDLGFYVVAPRKPRQPQLVEIMRDWLLSQV
- a CDS encoding LysR family transcriptional regulator, whose product is MKKIDFTDLDGKVLRIFLTILEESSVSKAADRLGVTQSAISHTLAKLRLVLGDPLFVRSGQGLTPTERALSLKEPAQKVLDGMRALTEGRPFDPQSEQIRIRIATNDMPRELIFPQLLRETRAEGAGLRLEFIPSGVPDPELLRSDRCQLMLTPLPPDGPDIFQKRLMTSPLMLFYDATQRTPPDSWDAYCNCDHVEVRFADGRNARAVMRGVDQSQIRPAVVTLPHFNAIPAFIQGSDLISTDTALMKQGPLAMLDCAPLPFECAPVSIYMVWHQRSANDPAHRWLRARIEAIAASLQT
- a CDS encoding FAD-binding oxidoreductase, encoding MNDPEQSLWQTTCTETVPAPPLTADAEVDLAVIGGGYTGCSAALTAARAGASVCLLEAQEIGFGGSGRNVGLVNAGLWLPPDDIRTHLGTETGNRLIDLLAKAPSDVFALIDEYGIACEPVRNGTLHCAHSASGLKDLQTRHAQLSEAGAPVELLSADQAGERTGSQAFHGALFDPRAGTIQPLAYAVGLVRAASQAGARVYTHSPVQTMAYEAGHWVLMTPGGTVRARSVIQATNAYHLALPETAPAFVPVYYFQYATAPLTDNLRASILPRKEGCWDTGLIMTSFRLDQAGRMIIGGMGDLGHAGRVAHSAWVRRKLAELYPQLADRSLEHGWHGRIAMTSDNLPKITQIGPNALAAHGYSGRGIGPGTVFGRMMAESLLADDPSLLPVPVVSEHRENWTRLRRAFFESGAALTHLIRARV
- a CDS encoding reductive dehalogenase; the encoded protein is MGIRFFSDKNRPVHMGRYPLERLTRQDTMPDLSRVPLMGELSFHRPERPDSIVNAMGEFQAMLDAIRDGLVNPIASEIPSDPQERANHLKAFGYFNDASMMGCGPLPSDALLDEPRRNPDIDRLAHALRTRQTKTLASGIDLIMADLKDSMEAAPKPIGGHRHAIVFLYEHNRDPDPSEPGTDWIIDAQDHRACLLATENAVVIANYIRLLGFDARAHSVMSFEIDLGKLAVAAGLASVEGGKLVAPWLGTRFGLAAVTTEMPVAHDRPLRPMAQQPWFRTQGPAWWLGTGFAKNALNRDPYAKRRYVDGAHPFEKLKRVEAPTTYIDEENVARVPKRADMFARAQFGDMGKSLQDAAKGGYYVRKAAPSFAQRRALGAFVLLQDGESADLRKSTDARRNAANIKAATYFLGVDAVGLSRCPEWAWYSHDATGEEIVPPHDQAISMIIDQGYETMEGASGDDWISVAQSMRAYLRFSLLGGVIAQQIRNLGYKAKAHTVMDGEVLQPPLLLLSGLGEVSRIGEVILNPYLGPRLKSGVVTTDMPMAHDKPIDFGLQTFCESCNKCARECPSGAITAGPKLMFNGYEIWKSDSQKCATYRVTTPGGAMCGRCMKTCPWNLEGIFKERPFRWAAMNIPSAAPALARLDDAVGNGGLNDIKKWWWDIELQPDGAYRPTTHPLNRRDLQKDLDLKYEDQTLAVYPAYLAPHPWPYPFAMDREAGIAAYEAMVTADEYKARKASGDMSIIHRYQIAGDAPVMRVAVTKVEKMTADVTKYEFTSLDGAPLPGWTAGAHLDVLVAPEFLRQYSMSGDPSDRATYQIGVLREDDGRGGSALLHRIFTEGRKVFVSKPINHFELDETATRTFLMGGGIGITPMIAFAHRLHALGREFELHYSASTRGGAGYLDDLAAMPWADRVHYHFSDEGTRADLNVILSGYRDGWHVYTCGPDRYMNGVIQAAEQQGFPEEARHLEYFSVPETPEYENHAFELKLARSGRTLPVPADKDAAQVLNEAGIHVDVKCADGICGVCKCGVIAGEVEHRDFVLSRKQREGAMILCQSRAAEPDGVIEIDL